A segment of the Fusobacterium ulcerans genome:
TAATGATAATAACAATGGTGAGCAGAGTGCTTGGACTTGTAAGAGCAACTATTATAGCTTACTATTTTGGGGCTTCTGGGGCAACAGATGCCTACTTTAGTGCTTTTAAAATAAGTAATTTCTTTAGACAATTACTGGGAGAGGGAGCTTTGGGAAGCTCATTCATCCCTTTATATAATGAGAAAATAGAGATAGAAGGGGAAGAAAAAGGAAAAGAATTCATATATTCTATATTGAATCTTATTTTTGTTTTCAGTACCATTGTAACTCTTTTAATGATAATATTTTCACAGGATATAATAAACCTCATTGTAAATGGGTTTCCAACAGAAACAAAAATACTAGCATCACAACTTTTAAAAATAATGTCAGTGTACTTTATATTTATAAGTCTTTCTGGAATGATATGTGCAATGCTGAATAACTTTAAGCAGTTTGCTATACCAGCTTCAACTTCAATATTTTTTAATCTTGCTATAATTCTGGCTTCAATGGGATTCAGCAAGACTTTTGGTATATCAGCTTTAGCATATGGAGTGGTTTTAGGAGGGGCATTTCAGCTTTTAATAGTACTTCCATCATTCTTTAAAATAGTAAAAGGATATTCTTTTAAAATAAATTGGAAAGATCCATATCTGAAAAAAATATTTATACTTATGTGTCCTATGCTGGTAGGAATAGTTGCCAGACAGGTAAATACAATAGTAGATCAGGTATTTGCTTCATATCTGCAAGAGGGGGGAGTTACTGCTCTTGAGAATGCAACAAGATTATATCTGCTTCCAGTGGGAGTATTTGGAGTATCTATATCTACAGTCATATTCCCTGTGCTGTCAAAGGCAGTAGCAAGAAATGATTTAAAGACAGCAGAAAATAATATTGTTAAAGGATTAAATATACTTCTTTTCCTTATTATTCCATCAACAGCAGTGTTGACATTTTATTCAACTGATGTAATCAGATTGACTCTTTCTTATGGAAAGTTTGGAGAAGAAGCTGTAAAAGTTACATCAGAAGCTCTCTTATATTATTCACTTGGATTATATTTCTATACAGCAATATATTTAATGACAAGAGCATTTTACAGTGTAAAGAATAGTTCTTATCCTGTGAGATTCTCTATTGTTTCTATTATTATAAACATAGTGCTTAACTTTGCTTTGATAAAGCCAATGGCATACAGAGGACTTGCACTTTCTACATCTATAGCTTCAGGAGTAAATTTTGTCCTTCTTGTATATGTATTCAGAAAAAAATATATGGAGTTTCCATTAAAAAGATCACTTATATTCTTTGGAAAGGTAATACTCACTACAGCAGTTGCTTTAGGAGCAAGTTATTATGTACATAATACTATAATTAAATTAGTTGTATTTTCAGCAGTATATATGGTATTCTGGGCGAAGTCTCTTATAAAAAATAAAATGGAAGTGTTTTAATTTATGAAAGAAGAGTATAATTACAGTATTTATACCCCTCATAAGATAGCAAAGGAAATCATAGAACAAGCATTTAAATGCTATTTTGGTGAGAACAAAACTCTGAAAAAATTAAAAAATGTAAAACTGGGAGATCTTTCCTGCGGAAATGGAAATCTTTTATTGATAGCTTTAGAGAAACTTCTTGAGGTATCTAAAGAGATAACAGGAGAGTATTTTTTTGTGAGCTCTTGGATTACAGGTTTTGATATAAATGAAGAAGCAGTGAAACTCACTATGGTAAGAGGAAGAGAACTGCTGAAGAAGTATGGACTTGCTGGGGAAGTAAATGTGTTGTGCTGCAACTCATTAGAAATAGAAAATATGAAATTTAATATACTTTTAGGAAATCCTCCATATTTGGGAGAAAAGAATAATAAAAGCATATTTCAGGAAATAAGAGAAACAGAGTTTGGAAAAAAATATTATGAAGCTAGAATGGACTATTTTTATTTCTTTATAGAAAAAGGGATTGAGATATTAGAAGATGAAGGAATAATGGCATATATTACTACTAATTACTGGCTGAGAGCTGACAGCGGCAAAAAGCTCAGACAGGTATTAAAGGAAAATGGAAATTTTCTGGAAATAAAGAATTATGACAATTCAGTATTTACTAAAGCTGTTGGACAGCATAATATAATATTTCTTTGGGAAAAAGATAAAAAGAAAGATAAAAAAGTAAAAATAAATATTCCTGAAAAAGATTTTGAAATAAAAAATTCATTATTATATGATGACAGTGGAAAAATAGTTCTGGCTGATGAAGAGGCCCTTAAATTTAATAAGAAAATTTTGAAAATGTCTAATTATAAAATGAAAGATTTAGTCAATGTTAATCAGGGGATTGTTTCTGGACTAGATAAGGCATATATATTTGAAGAATATAGGGAGGAATTTAAAGATTTTTTGAAGCCTTTTTATAAAAATAAAGATATAGGAAAATATACAAATGAAAAGAACAGCTTCTGGATACTGTATTTAGATGAAAAAGCTGTTCCTGATGAAACTGTTATGGAGCATTTGAAAAAATATCAAGACAAGCTTTCACAGAGAAGAGAAGTAAAGACAGGAAGTATTAATTGGTGGGAGCTTCAATGGGCAAGGGAAAGAGAGATATTCACTAAACCTAAAATATTGGTGCGTCAAAGATGTAAAACCAATCAGTTTTCATATGATGATGGAGAGTTTTATGGAAGTGCAGATATATATTTTATAACAAAAAAAAGTGATGAACTAAGTCTTTTTTACATACTGGGCTACATAAATTCAGAAGTTTTTTTGCAATGGTTCAAATATAATGGTAAGATAAAAGGGAAGAATTTTGAATTTTATTCTACCCCTTTAAAAGAGACACCTGTATATTATTCTGAAAATAAAAAAGAGATAATATACATAGAAGAACTGGTAAAAAAACAAATAAAAAGTTTTTCTCAGGAAAGAGAAAAGGAAATAAACGATTATTTTAGAAAAAAAATGATGTAGAGAAGTGAGGTGAATTAGATGAACGATTCATCAAATAGAAAAAAGAAGGTGGGGCTTCCTCCGGGGAGTATAATTTATACTGGTGAAGATTCCAACCATAAAATATCTATTGAAGTGTTTTCATATAATGACAGTATAATAAAAAAAGAGAATTATAGTGAAGATGATGACTTTGGTTTTGATAAAAATTTCAGAGGAGTTACCTGGGTAAATATAGATGGTATCCATAATATCCCACTAATAAAAAAAGTAGGAGAAATGTACGATCTGGACAATCTGGTACTAGAAGACCTTGTAAACAGCACTCAAAGAGCGAAGGTAGAGGAACGTGAGGATTATCTATTTATAGTAATGAAGATGTTGAATCTAAATCTTATTTCAAAAGAAATAGGATATGAGCAGGTATCATTCATACTAGGAGAAGATTATCTTCTTACATTTCAGGAAAGTCCAGGGGATATTTTTGATACTATAAGAGCCAGAATAGAGTCTCATAATTCTAAAATGAGAAAGAAAAGCGTGGGATATCTTGCTTATACAATAATAGATACAATAGTTGACAATTATTTTCTTATATTAGATGAGGTAGAATTGGAAATAGATCGTTTAGAGTCTAAAGTTATAGACAATTCAGATAAAGATGATCTTCAGTCTATAATGACTCTCAAACAGAAAGTAACAACTTTAAAAAGATCAATATCACCAATCAGAGAACTTATAGCTAAATTACAGTCAAAAGGACTTACAGAATATTTTAATGATGATATAAAAATATATCTGACAGACTTATATGATCACGGTATAATTGTATGTGATACTTTGGATATATTAAACAGCAGAGTAACTGAACTTGTTCAGCTATATCATTCCACTATCAGTAATGGAATGAATGAGGTTATGAAAATACTTGCAATTATATCTACAATATTTATGCCATTAAGTTTTTTAGCAAGCTTATATGGTATGAACTTTAAATATATGCCTGAATTGGAGTGGCGTGATGGATACTATGCAATTCTATGCATCATGTTTATTTTGGTTTTAGGGATGCTTGCGTACTTTAAAAGAAAAAAATGGTTGTAGTTATTGAAAAAATGCTTTATAATCTAATTAATATCAATGTACTTGGGAGGGATTTATGGGACTGCTATCAAT
Coding sequences within it:
- the murJ gene encoding murein biosynthesis integral membrane protein MurJ — protein: MFRSGLLVMIITMVSRVLGLVRATIIAYYFGASGATDAYFSAFKISNFFRQLLGEGALGSSFIPLYNEKIEIEGEEKGKEFIYSILNLIFVFSTIVTLLMIIFSQDIINLIVNGFPTETKILASQLLKIMSVYFIFISLSGMICAMLNNFKQFAIPASTSIFFNLAIILASMGFSKTFGISALAYGVVLGGAFQLLIVLPSFFKIVKGYSFKINWKDPYLKKIFILMCPMLVGIVARQVNTIVDQVFASYLQEGGVTALENATRLYLLPVGVFGVSISTVIFPVLSKAVARNDLKTAENNIVKGLNILLFLIIPSTAVLTFYSTDVIRLTLSYGKFGEEAVKVTSEALLYYSLGLYFYTAIYLMTRAFYSVKNSSYPVRFSIVSIIINIVLNFALIKPMAYRGLALSTSIASGVNFVLLVYVFRKKYMEFPLKRSLIFFGKVILTTAVALGASYYVHNTIIKLVVFSAVYMVFWAKSLIKNKMEVF
- a CDS encoding Eco57I restriction-modification methylase domain-containing protein, coding for MKEEYNYSIYTPHKIAKEIIEQAFKCYFGENKTLKKLKNVKLGDLSCGNGNLLLIALEKLLEVSKEITGEYFFVSSWITGFDINEEAVKLTMVRGRELLKKYGLAGEVNVLCCNSLEIENMKFNILLGNPPYLGEKNNKSIFQEIRETEFGKKYYEARMDYFYFFIEKGIEILEDEGIMAYITTNYWLRADSGKKLRQVLKENGNFLEIKNYDNSVFTKAVGQHNIIFLWEKDKKKDKKVKINIPEKDFEIKNSLLYDDSGKIVLADEEALKFNKKILKMSNYKMKDLVNVNQGIVSGLDKAYIFEEYREEFKDFLKPFYKNKDIGKYTNEKNSFWILYLDEKAVPDETVMEHLKKYQDKLSQRREVKTGSINWWELQWAREREIFTKPKILVRQRCKTNQFSYDDGEFYGSADIYFITKKSDELSLFYILGYINSEVFLQWFKYNGKIKGKNFEFYSTPLKETPVYYSENKKEIIYIEELVKKQIKSFSQEREKEINDYFRKKMM
- the corA gene encoding magnesium/cobalt transporter CorA; protein product: MNDSSNRKKKVGLPPGSIIYTGEDSNHKISIEVFSYNDSIIKKENYSEDDDFGFDKNFRGVTWVNIDGIHNIPLIKKVGEMYDLDNLVLEDLVNSTQRAKVEEREDYLFIVMKMLNLNLISKEIGYEQVSFILGEDYLLTFQESPGDIFDTIRARIESHNSKMRKKSVGYLAYTIIDTIVDNYFLILDEVELEIDRLESKVIDNSDKDDLQSIMTLKQKVTTLKRSISPIRELIAKLQSKGLTEYFNDDIKIYLTDLYDHGIIVCDTLDILNSRVTELVQLYHSTISNGMNEVMKILAIISTIFMPLSFLASLYGMNFKYMPELEWRDGYYAILCIMFILVLGMLAYFKRKKWL